In Horticoccus luteus, the following proteins share a genomic window:
- a CDS encoding endonuclease/exonuclease/phosphatase family protein, producing the protein MPKSKAIRCWLTGLLFAVVARAESLRVATYNIENYGVADRVTQAGFRRDYPKPESEKAALRAVVAKLNADVLILQEVGPKPYLDELQRDLAKEGLHYPFAALVESADADRHVAMLSRIRPTAVTPHVDLDFKYLGGRERVKRGALEVHFRIRQTDLAIWGVHLKSRYTDQPEDPSSEQRRTGEAVAIRDAILATNPDPSRVNLLVAGDFNDFKASHALRLFQRRGKAAVASILPVADSRGETWTHAFRRDDSYSRVDHVLISAVLAKFVRGGSGVICDDPATLLASDHRPIVVTLDFPDK; encoded by the coding sequence GAAATCGAAAGCAATTCGTTGTTGGTTGACCGGGTTGCTCTTCGCCGTCGTTGCCCGGGCCGAGAGTCTGCGGGTGGCGACGTATAACATCGAAAATTACGGCGTGGCGGATCGCGTTACGCAGGCGGGTTTTCGCCGCGACTATCCCAAGCCGGAATCGGAAAAGGCGGCTCTGCGGGCGGTCGTGGCGAAGCTCAACGCCGATGTGCTGATTTTGCAGGAGGTCGGACCCAAACCTTACCTCGATGAACTGCAGCGTGATCTGGCCAAGGAGGGGTTGCATTATCCGTTCGCGGCGTTGGTGGAGTCTGCGGACGCGGATCGGCATGTGGCGATGTTGAGCCGGATTCGACCGACTGCCGTCACACCGCACGTGGACTTGGATTTCAAATATCTGGGCGGTCGAGAGAGAGTGAAGCGGGGCGCGCTTGAAGTGCATTTTCGCATTAGGCAGACGGATCTCGCGATCTGGGGCGTGCACCTGAAAAGCCGATACACCGACCAACCGGAGGATCCTTCGTCAGAGCAGCGACGCACGGGCGAAGCGGTGGCGATCCGGGACGCCATCCTCGCCACGAACCCGGATCCGTCACGGGTGAATTTGCTGGTGGCGGGCGACTTCAACGACTTCAAGGCGAGCCACGCGCTGCGCTTGTTTCAGCGGCGCGGGAAAGCCGCCGTGGCGTCGATATTGCCGGTGGCCGATTCGCGGGGCGAGACGTGGACGCACGCGTTTCGTCGCGACGACAGCTATTCGCGAGTGGATCACGTGCTGATTTCGGCCGTCTTGGCGAAATTCGTCCGCGGCGGGTCGGGCGTGATTTGTGACGATCCGGCGACACTGCTGGCCAGCGATCATCGCCCAATCGTCGTGACGCTGGATTTTCCGGACAAATAA
- a CDS encoding HD domain-containing protein produces MSLARLHRQVSFILEVDKLKEVFRQTLNTQSRRQENDAEHSWHLCLAVIVLAEHANAPHLDVLRVLKMLILHDLVEIDAGDTFAYDVARVAGQHDREVLAADRIFGLLPADQAGEFRALWDEFEARATPEARFAAAIDRFQPMLLNCHTEGASWRRHGVTQDRVLARNAHVAEGAHAVWEYVVAMVQKAVDDGHLAPASPSA; encoded by the coding sequence ATGTCGCTCGCACGTCTGCACCGTCAGGTCAGCTTCATCCTTGAAGTCGACAAGTTGAAGGAAGTCTTCCGGCAAACGCTGAACACCCAGAGCCGCCGCCAGGAAAACGACGCCGAACATTCCTGGCATCTCTGTCTCGCCGTTATCGTCCTTGCCGAACACGCCAACGCCCCCCACCTCGACGTGCTGCGCGTTTTGAAGATGCTCATTCTTCACGACCTCGTGGAAATCGACGCCGGCGATACGTTCGCCTACGATGTCGCCCGCGTCGCCGGACAACATGATCGTGAGGTGCTCGCCGCCGATCGCATCTTCGGCCTGCTGCCCGCCGACCAAGCGGGCGAATTTCGCGCGCTGTGGGATGAATTCGAAGCCCGCGCCACGCCTGAAGCCCGGTTCGCCGCCGCCATCGACCGCTTTCAGCCCATGCTGCTCAACTGCCACACCGAAGGCGCTTCCTGGCGCCGCCACGGCGTCACCCAAGACCGCGTGCTGGCGCGCAACGCGCACGTCGCCGAAGGTGCGCACGCCGTTTGGGAATACGTCGTCGCGATGGTGCAAAAGGCGGTCGACGACGGGCACTTGGCGCCCGCCTCCCCCTCCGCCTAG
- a CDS encoding M23 family metallopeptidase codes for MRAWRVLVAVAFIASVSTAATSDFTFTWPTPNPAFMAGKGIDAFLQQAGSGDPASGGYGGVRSGGKQFHEGLDLKPVKRDRRGEPTDEVFAAINGIVRYVNSVAGNSSYGRYIVLEHPGVTPAIYTLYAHLNRIAPGVRAGVEVRAGEVLGVMGHTAGGYTIPRDRAHLHFEMGVMVTQSFQRWYDQQKFGSRNDHGLWNGMNLMGFDPQEFLTLWRGHRVKNVQEYLEKLPAVVRVKIATKHVPDFVRRYPSLLRAPLPPGGVAGWEIEFDRSGIPFAWTPLNWSGVVGLAAERPQIISVDVARMRAFACKNLAVSRRGGQWAPGRDLHTVLAQLFGLK; via the coding sequence ATGCGGGCGTGGCGTGTGCTGGTGGCGGTCGCGTTCATCGCGTCCGTGTCGACGGCGGCGACGAGTGATTTTACGTTTACCTGGCCGACGCCGAATCCGGCGTTCATGGCAGGCAAGGGCATCGATGCGTTTCTCCAGCAGGCAGGGTCAGGTGACCCGGCGTCGGGCGGCTACGGTGGCGTGCGCAGCGGCGGGAAGCAGTTCCACGAGGGCCTCGATCTCAAGCCGGTGAAACGCGATCGAAGGGGCGAGCCGACGGACGAAGTATTCGCCGCGATCAACGGCATCGTGCGGTATGTCAATTCGGTCGCGGGCAACAGCAGTTACGGGCGCTACATCGTGTTGGAGCATCCCGGTGTGACGCCGGCGATTTATACGTTGTATGCGCATTTGAACCGGATCGCGCCGGGCGTGCGGGCCGGAGTGGAAGTGCGCGCCGGTGAAGTGCTGGGCGTGATGGGGCACACTGCCGGTGGCTACACCATCCCGCGCGACCGAGCGCATCTGCATTTCGAAATGGGCGTCATGGTGACGCAGTCGTTTCAACGTTGGTATGACCAGCAAAAGTTCGGCAGCCGCAATGATCATGGCCTGTGGAACGGCATGAACCTGATGGGATTCGATCCGCAGGAATTTCTCACGCTCTGGCGGGGGCACCGGGTGAAAAACGTGCAGGAGTATCTCGAAAAATTACCGGCGGTCGTGCGGGTAAAAATCGCCACCAAACACGTGCCGGATTTCGTGCGCCGCTATCCGTCGTTGCTGCGGGCGCCGTTGCCTCCCGGGGGAGTGGCCGGGTGGGAGATCGAATTCGACCGCAGTGGCATTCCGTTTGCCTGGACCCCGCTCAACTGGAGCGGCGTCGTGGGCCTTGCGGCGGAGCGTCCGCAAATCATATCGGTCGACGTTGCCCGGATGCGCGCGTTTGCGTGCAAAAATCTGGCGGTCAGTCGCCGCGGCGGTCAATGGGCGCCGGGCCGCGATTTGCACACGGTGCTCGCGCAGTTGTTCGGTTTGAAATGA
- a CDS encoding OpgC family protein, translating into MGSALPAPTVARDLRFDSLRGLLIVCMAMNHIETPLRLVSDQPHGFVSSAEGFVFLSGFIAGWVYSRKRERGGDALLASGAQHRAGQIYVWHMATFFTSLALMTVVVLATQEAPPLLPALFAFNPWMAIVTGSLLLYQPGLLDILPMYCGFMLFLPWILRASAAGRAREIVLGSGAVWLLTQQFLPGAPVVIGPLNTGSFNLFAWQFLFVAGAVFGAEKAAGRLRFPLRSGWIAAAFLAAIGFWYLHRGALADVWPESVDFLVNKTKLAPLRLANFALIAYLIAACAARFPRWFTWAPFAFVGQHALPVFALQSVLAMTILAFSNFFFTPVGQWVATALMLGCLFGTAAIHAQWIKRHRTRKTHPVSLASRDGRSSAAPHVARTSAPSGQLHP; encoded by the coding sequence ATGGGTTCCGCTCTTCCCGCTCCGACGGTCGCCCGCGACCTGCGCTTCGATTCGTTGCGCGGCCTGCTCATTGTATGCATGGCGATGAATCACATCGAAACTCCCTTGCGGCTCGTCTCGGATCAACCGCACGGCTTCGTCAGTTCCGCCGAGGGCTTCGTCTTTCTTTCCGGCTTCATCGCCGGCTGGGTTTACTCGCGGAAACGCGAACGCGGCGGCGATGCTCTGCTCGCTTCCGGCGCCCAACATCGCGCCGGCCAAATCTACGTTTGGCACATGGCCACGTTCTTCACGTCGCTGGCGTTGATGACCGTCGTCGTGCTGGCCACGCAGGAAGCCCCGCCCCTGCTGCCCGCGTTGTTCGCCTTCAACCCGTGGATGGCGATCGTCACCGGCTCCCTGCTGCTCTATCAACCCGGCCTGCTCGACATCCTGCCGATGTATTGCGGCTTCATGCTCTTTTTGCCGTGGATCCTGCGCGCGAGCGCCGCGGGACGCGCCCGTGAGATCGTGCTCGGCAGCGGTGCCGTCTGGTTGCTCACCCAGCAGTTTTTGCCCGGAGCGCCGGTGGTGATCGGCCCGTTAAACACCGGCTCGTTCAACCTCTTCGCCTGGCAGTTCCTTTTTGTTGCTGGCGCAGTTTTCGGCGCCGAGAAAGCCGCCGGCCGCTTGCGCTTCCCTCTGCGCAGCGGCTGGATTGCCGCCGCTTTCCTGGCCGCCATCGGCTTTTGGTATCTGCATCGCGGCGCGCTGGCGGATGTCTGGCCCGAAAGCGTCGATTTTCTCGTCAACAAGACCAAACTCGCGCCGCTGCGGCTCGCAAACTTCGCCCTCATTGCCTATCTCATCGCCGCCTGTGCTGCGCGCTTTCCGCGGTGGTTTACGTGGGCGCCATTCGCGTTCGTCGGTCAACATGCCCTGCCCGTGTTCGCGCTGCAATCGGTTCTGGCGATGACGATCCTCGCGTTCTCCAACTTCTTCTTCACTCCCGTCGGCCAATGGGTCGCCACCGCACTCATGTTAGGCTGCCTCTTCGGCACCGCCGCGATTCACGCGCAGTGGATCAAGCGGCACCGCACCCGAAAAACACACCCGGTTAGCCTCGCCTCCCGCGATGGCCGCAGTTCTGCTGCGCCGCATGTCGCTCGCACGTCTGCACCGTCAGGTCAGCTTCATCCTTGA
- a CDS encoding efflux RND transporter periplasmic adaptor subunit, with amino-acid sequence MISRLSLVRWSLCGAALLVAGCGRKPDQKRGGDAAPVIVAHAERKAVPLALPAIGAVEPIRTVSVRSQANGTLLKIHFQEGDDVKAGELLFELDSRPFENSLRSAEADLEKTRVQLSNAEAQVKRYSELKAGAMITKEQLETIRDNARALRAGVLSSEAAVANARLLIEYCSIRAPIAGRTGSLGAHEGDLVRAGDTGVPLVVINQLSPIYVTFTVPQQNLALIRRYRREGPLHVEAAPAGSTDTDIEGELTFIDNTIDATTGTLRLKATFDNPDHRLWPGQFVKVRITLATPSVVVVPSTAVQRSQDGAYAFVVKSDHTAEERPVEVERTVDGESVIARGLAPGEIVITDGQLRVLPGRKVQITSGRPAAETPVTPTASSAAEHAKP; translated from the coding sequence ATGATTTCTCGTCTGTCTCTCGTTCGCTGGTCGCTATGTGGCGCCGCCCTTCTGGTGGCCGGTTGCGGCCGGAAGCCCGATCAAAAACGCGGCGGTGATGCAGCTCCGGTCATCGTCGCGCACGCGGAGCGAAAAGCCGTGCCTCTGGCCTTGCCCGCGATCGGCGCGGTGGAGCCTATCCGCACTGTCAGCGTGCGCTCCCAAGCGAACGGCACGCTCCTGAAAATCCATTTCCAGGAAGGCGACGACGTTAAGGCGGGCGAACTGCTCTTCGAACTCGATTCGCGACCGTTTGAAAACAGTCTGCGGTCTGCGGAAGCCGATTTGGAAAAGACGCGCGTGCAACTGAGCAACGCGGAGGCGCAGGTGAAGCGCTACAGCGAACTCAAGGCCGGTGCGATGATCACGAAAGAGCAACTCGAGACCATTCGCGACAATGCGCGTGCCTTGCGCGCCGGCGTGCTTTCCAGCGAAGCCGCCGTGGCCAACGCTCGCCTGCTGATCGAATATTGCTCCATCCGTGCGCCCATCGCCGGGCGCACCGGCAGCCTTGGCGCGCACGAAGGCGATCTCGTGCGTGCCGGCGACACCGGAGTGCCGCTCGTGGTCATCAATCAACTGAGCCCGATCTACGTTACATTTACCGTGCCGCAGCAGAATCTGGCTCTGATCCGCCGTTACCGTCGCGAAGGTCCACTCCACGTTGAAGCCGCCCCCGCCGGCTCGACGGATACGGATATCGAGGGCGAATTGACGTTCATCGATAACACGATCGACGCCACCACGGGCACGCTCCGTCTCAAGGCCACTTTCGACAACCCTGATCATCGCTTGTGGCCCGGCCAGTTCGTCAAGGTGCGCATCACTCTCGCCACTCCGAGCGTGGTCGTCGTGCCGTCGACCGCCGTGCAACGCAGCCAGGATGGCGCTTACGCTTTCGTCGTGAAAAGCGACCACACGGCGGAGGAGCGCCCGGTCGAAGTCGAGCGCACCGTCGACGGCGAATCCGTCATCGCTCGCGGCCTCGCGCCCGGCGAAATCGTCATCACCGACGGGCAATTGCGCGTTCTGCCGGGCCGAAAGGTGCAAATCACCTCAGGCCGGCCCGCAGCAGAAACGCCGGTCACCCCGACTGCATCCTCCGCCGCGGAACACGCGAAACCATGA
- a CDS encoding IPT/TIG domain-containing protein translates to MHTNRISLARKICLWLGILLGVMLLSGCDSVVLTNLTPGSLAENPSQIYTITLRVTPKIRTIVPGSVAPHIIIDGENHAMTASALGANLWEYEYHLPPGRDEIAYYFLVNYSVEHADVSKPAETYTALEHAKIVRRYVLSLEVNRGPVGARVSVLGRGFNPNDTIYFDNVPARTVYESPNALSFYVPAIDAARNYHVMLGSDAGTSPVGTFRIDASSLTVTPASLSLRSGETQSLTFSVPNPAPAGGLLLDVTTDVPDSVIMPEVVVPAGQTSVTINVQGGSPGSGSLFLKGYAGGELTIPVSVTAR, encoded by the coding sequence ATGCACACCAATCGAATTTCCCTCGCGAGAAAAATCTGCCTTTGGCTGGGCATCCTGCTCGGCGTGATGCTTCTAAGCGGTTGCGACAGCGTGGTTCTCACCAATCTCACGCCCGGTTCCCTGGCGGAAAATCCCTCGCAAATCTATACGATCACGCTGCGCGTGACGCCGAAGATCCGCACGATCGTCCCCGGCAGCGTCGCCCCCCACATCATTATCGATGGCGAGAATCACGCCATGACCGCCAGCGCCCTCGGCGCCAATCTCTGGGAATACGAGTATCACCTGCCCCCGGGGCGCGACGAAATCGCTTACTACTTTCTCGTCAATTACTCCGTCGAACACGCCGATGTGTCGAAACCCGCCGAGACCTACACGGCCCTCGAACACGCCAAAATCGTGCGCCGCTACGTGCTCTCGCTCGAAGTCAACCGCGGCCCCGTCGGCGCCCGCGTCAGCGTTCTCGGACGCGGCTTCAACCCGAACGACACGATCTATTTCGACAACGTCCCTGCGCGCACCGTTTACGAATCGCCCAACGCGTTGAGTTTTTACGTGCCGGCCATCGACGCCGCGCGCAATTACCACGTGATGCTCGGCAGCGATGCGGGCACCTCGCCCGTCGGCACGTTTCGCATCGATGCTTCGTCGCTCACAGTCACGCCCGCGTCGCTGTCGCTTCGCTCAGGCGAGACACAGTCGCTGACGTTTTCCGTGCCGAATCCGGCACCCGCCGGAGGTCTTCTGCTCGATGTCACGACCGACGTGCCCGACAGCGTCATCATGCCGGAAGTGGTCGTCCCCGCCGGGCAAACCAGCGTGACGATCAACGTCCAAGGAGGCTCGCCCGGCAGCGGCAGTCTTTTTCTGAAAGGTTACGCGGGGGGTGAACTCACGATCCCCGTGAGCGTCACGGCGCGCTGA
- a CDS encoding efflux RND transporter permease subunit → MSVPEFFIRRPVMTTLVTAAITIFGFLAYRILPVSDLPNVDFPTITVSASLPGASPETMASSVATPLEQQFATIAGIDSMSSSSSLGSTQITLQFSLDRSIDAAAQDVQSAISAVQRRLPQDMPAPPSFRKVNPADDAVLLISLSSDTLPLSEVSEYGETLLGQRISTITGVAQVQVYGSQKYAVRVRLDPYALASRGIGINEVRTALSAGNVNLPTGTIDGRKQAVTLQSNGQLQDAAAFRPLIVTYRNGAPVRLEDVGTVVDSVQNDRVAGWFNQKRSVILGVQRQPGTNTIDVVDRVKAILPEFEALLPASVKLDVLIDRSTAIRESVADVRFTLILAIALVVLVIFLFLRSLSATLIPSIAMPIAILGTFGVMYFCGFSLDNLSLLALTLSVGFVVDDAIVMLENIIRHIEHGEPVREAALRGSREIGFTIISMTVSLVAVFIPVLFMSGVLGRLLHEFAVTISVAILVSGFVSLTLTPMLCSRFLKAFKPQQQHGRFYQTTERIFQGGLGLYARTLKICLRHRVVTMLVAGALIVLTVVLIVMIPKGFIPTDDTGRISGTIEVSEDTSFEAVVEYQRTVAAIIARNPNVEAFSAFVSSGNSARFNLHLVDRRHRPAADVVVQQLRRAVAGVPGVRAFFQVPPTIRIGGRRSSSLYQYTLYGTDLKELYRVAPAFLEKVRHIPGVTDVTSDLLIASPQVVIDIDRDKASVLGLTAQQIEDSVYSAFGSRQVSTIYTPTDQFYVIMELDPKFQQDPNALSSLFLRNTDGKLVPLEAVAHFRPSVGPLAVTHLGQLPSVTITFDLVPGESLSAVTTAIENLAHTSLPATINSAFQGTAAAFTSSLQGLGLLLLAAILVIYIVLGILYEDFIHPITILSGLPAASFGALVTLIAFRQELNIYGYVGLIMLIGIVKKNAIMMVDFALEARRDPHRTAEDAISEACIVRFRPIMMTTLAAIAGTLPIALGWGAGAESRRSLGLAVVGGLVVSQLLTLYITPVFYIYMERLTHWLKHPRKAIPALEPHRG, encoded by the coding sequence ATGAGCGTGCCCGAGTTTTTCATTCGGCGGCCGGTCATGACGACCCTTGTGACCGCCGCGATCACGATTTTCGGTTTTCTCGCGTATCGGATTCTGCCGGTCAGCGACCTCCCCAACGTCGACTTTCCCACGATCACCGTTTCAGCCAGCCTTCCCGGCGCGAGTCCGGAAACGATGGCGTCCTCGGTCGCCACGCCACTCGAGCAGCAATTCGCCACGATTGCGGGCATCGACTCGATGAGCTCGTCCAGCTCGCTGGGGAGCACCCAGATCACGCTGCAATTCAGCCTCGATCGTTCAATCGATGCCGCCGCCCAGGACGTCCAGTCGGCCATCTCCGCCGTGCAGCGGCGGCTGCCGCAGGACATGCCGGCACCACCGTCATTTCGCAAAGTCAACCCGGCCGACGACGCCGTCCTGCTCATTTCCCTCAGCTCGGACACGCTGCCTCTTTCCGAAGTGAGTGAATATGGCGAAACGCTGCTCGGGCAGCGCATCTCCACGATCACCGGCGTCGCGCAGGTGCAGGTTTACGGTTCGCAAAAATACGCCGTGCGCGTGCGCCTCGATCCCTACGCCCTCGCCTCGCGCGGCATCGGCATCAACGAGGTGCGCACCGCCCTCTCCGCGGGCAACGTCAATCTGCCGACCGGCACGATCGACGGGCGCAAGCAAGCAGTCACCCTGCAATCCAACGGCCAACTACAGGATGCGGCGGCCTTTCGCCCGCTTATCGTCACCTACCGCAACGGCGCGCCGGTGCGTCTCGAAGATGTCGGCACCGTCGTGGACAGCGTGCAAAACGACCGGGTCGCTGGATGGTTTAATCAAAAGCGGTCCGTCATACTCGGGGTCCAGCGCCAGCCGGGCACCAACACGATCGATGTGGTGGACCGCGTGAAAGCGATCCTCCCCGAGTTCGAGGCCCTGCTCCCTGCGTCGGTGAAACTCGACGTCCTCATCGACCGCTCCACCGCCATCCGCGAGTCCGTTGCCGATGTCCGGTTCACCCTGATCCTCGCCATCGCCCTCGTGGTGCTGGTGATCTTCCTTTTCCTCCGCTCCCTCTCCGCGACGCTGATCCCGAGCATCGCCATGCCGATCGCGATTCTGGGCACGTTCGGCGTCATGTATTTTTGCGGTTTCAGCTTGGACAACCTGTCGCTGCTCGCGCTGACGCTCTCCGTGGGGTTCGTCGTGGATGATGCGATCGTGATGCTTGAAAACATCATCCGCCACATCGAGCACGGTGAACCGGTGCGCGAAGCGGCCCTGCGCGGCTCTCGCGAGATCGGGTTCACCATCATTTCGATGACCGTTTCTCTCGTGGCGGTCTTTATCCCCGTGCTCTTCATGAGTGGCGTGCTCGGGCGTCTGCTTCACGAATTTGCCGTGACGATCAGCGTGGCGATTCTTGTCTCCGGCTTCGTCTCACTGACGCTGACACCGATGCTCTGCAGCCGTTTTCTGAAGGCTTTTAAACCGCAGCAACAGCACGGCCGGTTTTACCAGACGACCGAACGAATTTTCCAGGGCGGCTTGGGCCTTTACGCACGCACGCTGAAAATTTGTCTGCGTCACCGCGTGGTCACCATGCTCGTCGCCGGCGCCCTCATCGTTCTTACGGTAGTCCTGATCGTGATGATTCCAAAAGGCTTCATCCCCACGGACGACACCGGCCGCATTTCTGGCACGATCGAAGTCTCGGAAGACACTTCGTTCGAAGCAGTCGTGGAATATCAGCGGACGGTTGCCGCAATTATCGCGCGCAACCCCAATGTGGAGGCGTTCTCGGCCTTCGTGAGCAGCGGAAACTCCGCTCGTTTCAATCTGCACTTGGTTGATCGCCGACACCGGCCCGCGGCCGATGTGGTCGTGCAGCAGTTGCGGCGTGCCGTGGCCGGCGTGCCGGGCGTGCGCGCGTTCTTTCAAGTGCCGCCCACGATTCGCATCGGTGGCCGGCGTTCCTCCTCGCTTTACCAATACACGCTCTACGGCACCGACCTCAAAGAGCTCTATCGCGTGGCCCCGGCGTTTCTCGAAAAGGTGCGCCATATCCCCGGTGTGACCGACGTAACGTCCGACCTCCTGATCGCCAGCCCGCAAGTCGTGATCGATATCGATCGCGACAAAGCCTCGGTGCTCGGCCTCACCGCGCAACAAATCGAAGACAGCGTTTACAGCGCATTCGGCTCGCGGCAGGTCTCCACCATCTACACGCCGACGGACCAGTTTTACGTCATCATGGAGCTCGACCCGAAGTTCCAGCAGGACCCCAACGCCCTTTCATCGCTCTTCCTGCGCAACACCGACGGCAAGTTGGTGCCGCTCGAAGCGGTCGCGCATTTCCGGCCGTCCGTCGGTCCTCTCGCCGTCACGCACCTCGGACAACTTCCATCCGTGACGATTACTTTCGATCTGGTGCCGGGCGAATCGCTGAGCGCCGTCACCACCGCCATTGAAAATCTCGCGCACACGTCGTTGCCGGCCACGATCAATTCCGCGTTTCAAGGCACTGCCGCTGCCTTCACGAGCTCTCTGCAAGGCCTCGGCCTGCTGCTGCTCGCGGCCATTCTGGTGATCTACATCGTGCTCGGCATCCTCTACGAAGATTTCATTCATCCGATCACGATTTTGTCCGGCCTGCCGGCGGCGAGTTTTGGCGCGCTCGTCACCCTGATCGCGTTTCGCCAGGAGCTCAACATCTACGGCTACGTCGGACTCATCATGCTGATCGGCATCGTCAAAAAGAACGCCATCATGATGGTCGACTTCGCGTTGGAAGCCCGCCGCGATCCTCACCGCACCGCGGAAGACGCCATCTCCGAAGCGTGCATCGTCCGTTTTCGCCCGATCATGATGACCACCCTGGCCGCCATCGCCGGCACGTTGCCCATCGCTTTGGGTTGGGGCGCCGGAGCCGAATCCCGCCGTTCGCTGGGACTCGCGGTGGTCGGCGGCCTCGTCGTGTCGCAACTCCTCACGCTCTACATCACGCCTGTCTTTTACATCTACATGGAACGGCTCACGCACTGGCTGAAACATCCGCGCAAAGCGATTCCCGCGCTGGAACCGCATCGCGGTTGA
- the hemW gene encoding radical SAM family heme chaperone HemW: protein MKALGLYVHVPFCASTCDFCAFYQEQPTATTVKGFLTDIGREAKLVRWARPIETIFWGGGTPGLLAPADLAVLGETMREICGGPVREWSVELAPASVTEARLAALRAAGVTRISLGVQSFRPELLDALGRQHTREQVFRAYERIRAAGFESVNLDLMFALPGQDESAWLEDLRQAVALQPDHLSTYCLTFEEDTKLWVKLSKGAVKLDPVRERELYERTWEFLGTAGFAQYEVSNFARPGHACQHNVNTWHMHEWVGLGPSAASQHDGLRGANIADLAKWSERIGRGERATEDRVSLTPELLAEDALIFGLRMNAGVDTGPWRARAPAANWGEVDALLARMDAEGLAIRSETRVRLTDRGRLVADAVGVEVMNAFASHAVGAS from the coding sequence GTGAAAGCGCTAGGACTCTACGTGCACGTGCCGTTTTGCGCGTCGACGTGTGATTTTTGCGCGTTCTACCAAGAACAGCCGACCGCGACCACGGTGAAAGGGTTCCTCACGGACATTGGCCGGGAGGCGAAACTTGTCCGGTGGGCGCGTCCCATCGAAACTATTTTTTGGGGCGGGGGCACGCCAGGTCTGCTGGCACCCGCGGATTTGGCGGTGCTCGGTGAAACCATGAGGGAAATTTGCGGCGGCCCGGTGCGCGAATGGTCGGTGGAATTGGCGCCGGCGTCGGTGACGGAGGCACGGCTCGCGGCCTTGCGAGCGGCCGGGGTGACGCGGATTTCGCTCGGCGTGCAAAGTTTTCGCCCGGAGTTGCTCGACGCACTGGGGCGGCAACACACGCGCGAACAGGTGTTTCGCGCTTACGAACGGATTCGGGCAGCGGGATTCGAGTCGGTTAATCTGGACCTGATGTTTGCGCTGCCTGGACAAGACGAAAGCGCGTGGCTGGAGGATTTGCGCCAAGCGGTGGCGCTGCAGCCTGATCACCTTTCGACCTACTGCCTCACGTTCGAAGAAGACACGAAGCTCTGGGTCAAGCTCTCGAAGGGAGCCGTGAAACTCGATCCGGTGCGAGAGCGGGAGCTCTATGAGCGCACGTGGGAGTTTCTCGGAACGGCGGGATTTGCCCAATACGAAGTATCGAACTTCGCGCGGCCCGGGCACGCGTGTCAGCATAACGTCAACACGTGGCACATGCACGAGTGGGTGGGACTGGGACCGTCCGCCGCGTCGCAACACGACGGGTTGCGAGGCGCCAATATCGCAGATCTCGCGAAGTGGTCGGAGCGGATCGGGCGGGGGGAGCGGGCGACGGAAGACCGCGTGTCGTTGACGCCGGAACTGCTCGCGGAAGATGCGTTAATTTTCGGGCTGCGCATGAACGCCGGCGTGGACACAGGCCCGTGGCGCGCACGGGCACCGGCAGCGAATTGGGGCGAAGTGGATGCGCTGCTGGCGCGGATGGACGCGGAAGGTCTGGCCATCCGCTCGGAGACGCGGGTGCGACTGACCGATCGTGGCCGCCTGGTCGCGGATGCGGTGGGCGTGGAAGTGATGAACGCGTTTGCCTCGCATGCGGTGGGTGCTTCATGA